The Suricata suricatta isolate VVHF042 chromosome 4, meerkat_22Aug2017_6uvM2_HiC, whole genome shotgun sequence genome includes a region encoding these proteins:
- the TDRD15 gene encoding tudor domain-containing protein 15 has protein sequence MDSTSLLPMFLDMDLTISHIECFPKDILVKFQGRNNIEREFDYHILQREMQHIPKVRNNVDIDEFCLVEERVSGEWQRGRVVEKKNELYTVLLIDHGKELRVDSTQVASACGNLFELPPQVIFGIFANILPNGERWPPKALNYFKSLVGLRVKGCVQAVLPLQRTLLEVPKIISQVLELQIGRLIDGDSFRLIVEMLKEFPQEMQDLLQHKRPELLLSKNDTSLDIQHILDNLQPSLSVGSIESIKVSSALSPSKFYCQLIKWIPELDNLTVCMTLHYDALSQESSPTCDNFGLLCVAKRRNGQWYRGILQQLLPNNQVKIWFMDYGSSEAIPSIHVKKLKQDFIFVPLCSFPCSLTCLYSPDGDARKSQLRVFKQALLGQIVYAHIDRFSKDEHLYYVTLQTQESIVNSKNLLKTVGTQVLCPVSESKISGMFKEIFVSRVNGFAVEHFLQNTELSVDYLNKNSLKVGFPIKTVEMEIEATYIAFVVYVLNPSNFWVRTNEHQNGLQDIMKSINKFYDFCENNELILRNPEPGLVCCARYSKDRHFYRAVITEINDYKINVYFLDYGNTDSIPFFDVKVLLPEFCELPPLAMCCSLAHTFPIEDVWVKAAIDYFKNIVLNKAILLQVLGTKDDKYIVNIQSIEASENTDVVSLMLQAGYAEYWEVEPECYPKSASENLVLNLKSESKINMKVLSALLERPKPKKYQSNKLKSNLCLVKTPTVNFSDLKNPFTLSVAPESPRTYKEYIFKPGTVLEVKCSSSYGPGNFSCQLQSKLEDLKLLMEQIQNYYSIHSDPYQIGQIACVAKYSKDGKWYRAAVLTQVSQKEFDIVFVDYGYQERVLVKDICAINPHFILLEVQAFRCSLNDLVEPISCKSFSWTREACRDFGNFISSSKGLLTCVIQALVLTYPNSVCNLVDLQSPLTSAKEFLMNHGSAQYATLSKLLPPSVSLYSYCYSSFNIKIGGEEEIYMSHIYSPKKFYCQLSRNNKDLEMIETKITEMSNLKNCPKYDSSKMRLCISKYAEDGLFYRALAVPTDSLTDFLVYFVDFGNKQLVEESTLRAISDQFPELLLIPMQAIKCFLSNLRDVDIPAEINRWFKNNFLGKPLRAIILSREPDGQVGVDLYDGHQHINQKIKKLLHAYGKKHCDPAPCVEKGHKINENKGLTISLKGKIENHYHHNINKTNLVTHSGSKTDPRGTDAKLLKQSAYYKIESVSENKVKSLSDRFRSKAVKIVPVSAQTPDENDVGQESVRVVSPPFIQELNKATSQNPYYLTRPQIKDLPQPKIYLNTKVKGYVSNISNPASFHIQLAENENVIMRLTDALNERRTKIVKERKSVKPVVGDLVVAEYAGDHAIYRAVIKKSLPGNSFEVEFIDYGNTAVISTSKIYELQREFLTIPQLGIHSFLSGVKWNEPDEIWDSKTVDYFASRVSNKVVACEFLKKHKQKWEVSITCDGTCVINELLKWTACSKPQKTVSQMPAVVSQKVSSGKDNEMKKGRSNEYEGSVILQPAYQQLGTIPFEELKPGQLEKAEILYVSKSGTFYVKLSKNKKILSDLTVLITKEVKQLLSVEIIEKGLECLAKSKKTLKWYRSKVEKKFVDEKVLVFLVDCGRYEMVPLGNTKVLSDEIRNIPRQAVPCKWIWFKNFRNQSFESIVCLFAHLEINILFLKSLDSVWEVDILVDGLLLLEYLNLNAVHVENKLRSSETSFNMEPKTPVSSCAIRSYTWAPLQNGQQYSGIATAISDPSDFCVQLEDFFDTMKSLFVLLSDLPENLQTVPRECIIPGASCLFKYELEDQWNRVEISEVSNQSLLLVFIDYGFSVYIPYSDTKNLKVVPVELLNLPRLSYPCILDGILPAKGKHWNEEAKSVFQDSLSKPGLVFQLKKYNFETKLEVDVIQEKNNLADMLVVAGLAVYSKDSDYLNDGISTTGSTEIQYQLQSKLIFPLLDQNCYKRENASCICTEEKKLKEKTVKKEVSKNFLRKNSIRARLYSRNLTLRKKADIGKLNPQSTITFDTCIAASFWELLNDLKNNTNFIESVFNKLPTEEIQENNTMDLRTRIKALHVNEKIISEEHLKVKGDENSDPLSVCQQIHRIPNNYCFVVDAPNI, from the exons ATGGATTCCACATCTCTGTTACCAATGTTTTTAGACATGGATCTGACAATATCACATATAGAATGTTTTCCCAAGGACATTCTAGTGAAATTTCAAGGCAGAAATAATATTGAACGTGAGTTTGACTACCACATATTACAGAGGGAAATGCAGCATATTCCAAAAGTAAGAAATAATGTGGACATTGATGAATTTTGTTTGGTGGAAGAAAGAGTAtctggagagtggcagagaggaagagtcgtggaaaagaaaaatgaactctaTACAGTGCTCCTCATAGATCATGGAAAAGAACTAAGAGTTGATAGTACACAGGTTGCTTCAGCCTGTGGCAACTTATTTGAGCTGCCACCACAGGtaatatttggtatttttgcCAACATACTACCAAATGGGGAAAGATGGCCTCCCAAAGCTTTGAATTATTTCAAGTCATTAGTTGGACTACGAGTGAAAGGTTGTGTACAAGCTGTGTTGCCTCTTCAAAGGACTCTTCTAGAAGTGCCAAAAATTATATCCCAGGTTCTTGAGTTACAAATTGGCAGACTTATTGATGGGGACTCATTTCGTCTTATTGtggaaatgttaaaagaattccCACAAGAAATGCAAGATTTATTACAACATAAAAGACCTGAGTTATTGTTGAGTAAGAATGATACTTCACTTGATATTCAACACATTCTGGATAATTTGCAGCCATCTTTGTCAGTAGGCAGTATTGAAAGTATAAAGGTATCCTCTGCATTGAGCCCAAGTAAATTTTATTGTCAACTAATTAAATGGATTCCAGAGTTAGATAACTTAACAGTGTGTATGACTTTGCATTATGATGCTCTCAGTCAGGAAAGTAGTCCTACATGTGATAACTTTGGATTACTTTGTGTTGccaaaagaagaaatggacagtGGTATAGAGGAATTCTTCAGCAGCTCTTGCCTAATAATCAGGTGAAAATTTGGTTCATGGATTATGGCAGTAGTGAGGCTATACCTTCAATCCACGTAAAGAAACTTAAACAGGATTTTATTTTCGTACCATTATGTTCATTTCCATGTTCTCTGACATGTTTATACAGTCCAGATGGAGATGCCCGAAAATCTCAACTGAGGGTATTTAAACAAGCCTTGTTAGGACAGATAGTATATGCACACATCGATCGGTTCAGTAAAGATGAACATTTGTATTATGTAACACTACAAACTCAGGAGTCTATAGTTAATTCTAAGAATCTCCTGAAGACTGTAGGCACACAAGTACTCTGTCCAGTGTCTGAATCAAAAATCTCTGGTATGttcaaagagatttttgtttcTCGTGTAAACGGCTTTGCAGTTGagcattttcttcaaaatactgAACTGTCCGTAGACTATCTAAATAAAAACTCTTTGAAAGTAGGTTTTCCTATTAAAACTGTAGAGATGGAGATAGAGGCTACCTATATAGCTTTTGTAGTGTACGTATTAAACCCATCAAATTTCTGGGTACGTACTAATGAACATCAGAATGGACTTCAGGATATAATGAAAAGTATAAAcaagttttatgatttttgtgaAAATAATGAACTGATTCTAAGAAATCCAGAACCTGGGTTGGTTTGTTGTGCGAGATACAGCAAGGACAGACATTTTTACAGAGCTGTCATCACTGAAATTAATGACTATaagattaatgtttattttttagattatgGAAATACTGATTCCATACCATTTTTTGATGTAAAAGTTTTGCTTCCAGAGTTTTGTGAATTGCCTCCCTTAGCCATGTGCTGTTCACTTGCACATACATTTCCTATTGAGGATGTATGGGTGAAGGCAGCAattgactattttaaaaatattgttttgaacAAAGCAATTTTACTGCAAGTTCTAGGCACAAAAGATGACAAGTACATTGTAAATATTCAGAGTATTGAAGCCTCAGAAAATACTGATGTTGTCTCTCTTATGTTACAAGCTGGGTATGCAGAATATTGGGAAGTAGAACCAGAGTGTTATCCCAAATCTGCAAGTGAAAATTTGgtgttaaatttaaaatctgaaagCAAAATTAATATGAAAGTCCTATCTGCCCTTCTTGAAAGACCTAAACCTAAAAAGTACCAGTCAAATAAGCTAAAAAGTAACTTGTGTTTGGTAAAAACTCCAACTGTTAatttctcagatttaaaaaatcctttcacCTTGTCTGTGGCACCTGAGTCACCACGAACTTAtaaggaatatatatttaaaccagGAACAGTCCTTGAAGTGAAGTGTTCTTCTTCTTATGGCCCAGGTAACTTCTCATGCCAGCTTCAAAGTAAGTTAGAAGACCTAAAACTACTAATGGAACAAATTCAGAATTATTATAGCATTCATTCAGATCCTTACCAGATTGGGCAGATTGCTTGTGTGGCTAAGTATTCCAAAGACGGGAAGTGGTATAGAGCTGCTGTTTTGACTCAAGTATCACAAAAAGAATTTGACATAGTATTTGTTGATTATGGTTACCAGGAAAGAGTTTTAGTTAAAGATATTTGTGCTATTaacccacattttattttgttagaagTCCAAGCCTTCAGATGTAGTCTTAATGATTTAGTTGAACCCATTAGTTGTAAATCATTCAGTTGGACAAGGGAAGCATGCAGAGACTTtgggaattttatttcttcatctaaaGGATTATTGACTTGTGTCATTCAAGCTTTAGTTCTTACATATCCAAACTCTGTATGTAACTTAGTGGATTTACAGTCTCCACTTACTAGTGCAAAAGAATTTCTCATGAATCATGGCTCTGCACAGTATGCTACATTATCAAAGCTACTCCCACCTTCAGTTAGTCTTTACAGTTACTGTTATTCTTCCTTTAACATAAAAATTGGAGGTGAGGAAGAAATATACATGTCTCACATATATAGTCCCAAAAAGTTTTATTGCCAACTtagtagaaataataaagacctgGAGATGATAGAAACAAAAATCACCGAGATGAGTAACCTCAAAAATTGTCCAAAATATGACTCTAGTAAAATGAGATTGTGCATATCGAAGTATGCAGAGGATGGTCTCTTTTACAGAGCTTTAGCAGTGCCAACAGACTCATTAACTGACTTTCTGGTCTATTTTGTGGACTTTGGAAATAAGCAATTAGTAGAAGAAAGTACACTGAGAGCTATTTCAGATCAGTTTCCAGAATTGCTGTTGATACCTATGCAAgctattaaatgttttttgtcGAATCTTAGAGATGTAGATATTCCAGCAGAAATCAATCgctggtttaaaaataattttttgggaAAACCGTTAAGGGCAATAATATTGTCTAGGGAGCCAGATGGCCAGGTTGGTGTAGATTTATATGATGGACATCAACatataaatcagaaaattaaaaagttgcTTCATGCTTACGGAAAAAAACATTGTGATCCAGCACCCTGTGTGGAAAAGggtcataaaataaatgagaataaggGACTTACTATTTCTTTGAAAGGCAAAATAGAAAACCACTATcatcataatataaataaaaccaatctAGTAACACATTCTGGAAGCAAAACAGATCCCAGAGGTACAGATGCCAAACTTTTGAAACAGTCAGCTTATTATAAAATTGAATCTGTGTCAGAAAACAAAGTGAAGTCTTTGAGTGATAGATTCAGAAGTAAAGCTGTAAAAATTGTCCCTGTATCTGCACAGACTCCTGATGAAAATGATGTGGGCCAGGAATCAGTAAGGGTTGTATCACCACCTTTTATCCAAGAATTAAATAAAGCAACCTCTCAAAACCCTTATTATCTTACTAGACCACAGATCAAAGATCTTCCTCAACCCAAAATTTACTTGAATACCAAAGTTAAAGGATATGTTTCTAATATCAGTAACCCAGCAAGTTTCCATATTCAGCTTGCTGAGAATGAAAACGTAATCATGAGACTCACAGATGCTCTAaatgaaagaagaacaaagatagtgaaggagagaaaatcaGTTAAGCCTGTGGTGGGAGACCTTGTAGTTGCAGAATACGCTGGTGACCATGCCATTTACAGAGCAGTCATTAAGAAAAGTTTGCCGGGAAATTCTTTTGAAGTGGAATTTATCGACTATGGTAACACTGCGGTGATAAGCACATCAAAAATTTATGAATTGCAGAGGGAATTCTTAACAATTCCTCAGCTAGGAATCCATTCTTTTCTTAGTGGTGTCAAATGGAATGAGCCTGATGAAATATGGGACAGTAAAACTGTGGATTATTTTGCATCAAGAGTAAGTAATAAAGTAGTTGCATGtgaatttttgaaaaagcatAAGCAGAAATGGGAAGTAAGTATCACTTGCGATGGAACCTGTGTTATTAATGAACTACTGAAATGGACAGCCTGTTCAAAACCACAGAAAACAGTATCGCAGATGCCAGCAGTTGTCTCTCAAAAGGTGAGTTCTGGCAaagataatgaaatgaaaaaagggAGATCAAATGAATACGAAGGTTCTGTGATCCTTCAACCAGCCTACCAACAGCTGGGTACCATTCCTTTTGAAGAGTTAAAACCTGGACAACTGGAAAAGGCTGAAATACTTTATGTCTCAAAAAGTGGGACATTTTATGTGaagttatcaaaaaataaaaaaatcttatcagATTTAACAGTATTAATCACTAAAGAAGTAAAACAACTTCTATCAGTGGAAATTATTGAAAAAGGCTTAGAGTGCTTGGCAAAATCTAAAAAAACCTTGAAATGGTATCGATCAAAAGTAGAAAAGAAGTTTGTTGATGAGAAAGTGCTTGTTTTTTTAGTAGATTGTGGTAGATATGAAATGGTACCTTTAGGTAATACCAAGGTGCTTAGtgatgaaattagaaatattcCCAGACAAGCTGTGCCTTGTAAATGGATTTGGttcaaaaattttagaaaccaATCATTTGAGTCtattgtgtgtttatttgctcatctggaaataaatattcttttcctgAAATCTTTAGACTCTGTGTGGGAAGTAGACATTTTGGTAGATGGCCTGTTGCTTTTGGAATATTTGAATTTGAATGCAGTTCATGTTGAAAACAAACTTAGATCTTCAGAAACAAGTTTTAATATGGAACCTAAGACTCCTGTGTCATCATGTGCAATAAGATCCTATACTTGGGCCCCGCTCCAAAATGGACAGCAGTATTCCGGTATTGCCACTGCTATTTCTGATCCCTCAGATTTCTGTGTTCAGTTAGAAGATTTCTTTGACACCATGAAATCTCTCTTTGTGTTGCTTTCTGATCTGCCAGAAAACTTACAAACAGTGCCTCGCGAGTGCATAATTCCTGGTGCCAGTTGTTTGTTCAAGTATGAATTGgaagatcagtggaacagagtaGAAATTTCTGAAGTCTCCAATCAGTCTTTACTACTTGTGTTCATCGACTATGGGTTTTCTGTTTACATACCTTATTCCGATACAAAAAATCTGAAAGTTGTTCCTGTGGAACTTTTGAATTTACCAAGGTTAAGTTATCCTTGTATCTTAGATGGTATCTTACCCGCTAAGGGGAAACATTGGAATGAAGAAGCCAAAAGTGTTTTTCAAGATTCGCTAAGTAAACCAGGCTTAGTTTTTCAGCTGAAGAAGtataattttgaaacaaaattggaAGTAGATGTCAttcaggagaaaaataatttggcagaCATGTTGGTTGTAGCTGGTCTTGCAGTATATTCTAAAGATTCAGATTATCTTAATGATGGAATTAGTACTACTGGATCTACTGAAATCCAGTATCAGTTACAGAGTAAGCTTATTTTCCCATTGTTGGATCAAAATtgttacaaaagagaaaatgcaagttGCATATGCACcgaggaaaaaaaactaaaagagaaaactgtAAAGAAAGAGGTCTCTAAGAACTTCTTAAGGAAAAACAGTATCCGTGCAAGATTATATTCTAGAAACTTAACTCTGAGGAAGAAGGCTGACATTGGAAAACTTAATCCTCAAAGTACCATCACATTTGATACATGTATAGCAGCTTCATTTTGGGAACTACTGAATGATTTGAAGAATAATACCAATTTCATTGAAAGCGTTTTTAACAAATTACCAACTgaagaaatacaggaaaataaCACAATGGATTTGAGAACAAGGATAAAAGCACTGCatgttaatgaaaaaattatCTCCGAGGAACACTTAAAAG TGAAGGGAGATGAAAACTCAGATCCTCTATCAGTTTGTCAACAAATACATAGGATACCCAATAATTACTGTTTTGTTGTAGATGctccaaatatataa